A single region of the Nocardioides sp. W7 genome encodes:
- a CDS encoding DeoR/GlpR family DNA-binding transcription regulator — MYAEERQQAMAQLVAEHGRLSVNVLAERYDVTTETVRRDLSALERMGLVRRVHGGAVPSDSLAVIESGLLERDQANTPQKERIARAALELLPPAGSTVLLDAGTTTNRLASLLPRDHRLVVLTHAVPVAARLAGNPQVDLHLLPGRVRPTTQAAVGADTVAALSLLRADVVFLGSNGVSVEHGLSTPDHEEAAVKRAMVHSARQVVVLADASKVGIESPVRFASLAEVDVLVTDTGIDPADKAAFAASGMEVRTA, encoded by the coding sequence ATGTACGCCGAAGAACGCCAGCAGGCGATGGCTCAGCTGGTGGCCGAGCACGGGCGCCTGTCGGTCAACGTACTCGCCGAGCGCTACGACGTCACCACCGAGACGGTACGGCGCGATCTCTCCGCCCTGGAACGGATGGGGCTGGTCCGGCGGGTGCACGGCGGCGCGGTCCCCTCCGACAGCCTCGCGGTCATCGAGTCGGGCCTGCTCGAGCGCGACCAGGCCAACACGCCACAGAAGGAGCGGATCGCCCGCGCGGCGCTCGAGCTGCTCCCGCCGGCCGGATCCACGGTCCTGCTGGACGCCGGCACCACCACCAACCGGCTGGCCAGCCTGCTCCCCCGCGACCACCGCCTGGTGGTGCTCACCCACGCCGTGCCGGTGGCCGCGCGGCTCGCCGGCAACCCCCAGGTCGACCTGCACCTGCTCCCCGGCCGGGTCCGGCCGACGACCCAGGCCGCCGTCGGGGCCGACACCGTCGCCGCCCTGTCCCTGCTCCGCGCGGACGTGGTGTTCCTCGGCAGCAACGGCGTCTCGGTCGAGCACGGTCTCTCCACCCCCGACCACGAGGAGGCGGCCGTCAAGCGGGCCATGGTCCACAGCGCCCGCCAGGTCGTGGTCCTCGCGGACGCGAGCAAGGTGGGGATCGAGTCCCCGGTCCGGTTCGCCTCGCTCGCCGAGGTCGACGTCCTGGTCACCGACACGGGGATCGACCCCGCGGACAAGGCGGCCTTCGCCGCCTCCGGAATGGAGGTCCGAACCGCATGA